The following coding sequences lie in one Fusibacter sp. A1 genomic window:
- a CDS encoding MBL fold metallo-hydrolase: MLTFIGIGSAFNTPLGNTSAFIKSNDELLLIDCGSTVFKSINESGLLEDVRKISVIITHTHPDHAGSLGDLIFYAYYIMKTQVDIYFPDRQLMEKFLSAIGCEPFHYKLSSRMYESIEHGEFKGLSVEFIDVSHVDVISTFGFLLRYDRHSFYYSGDANNLKAHIIPMLANHEIDYAYQDVCSQDFDGNVHMSLRLLKETVPEYLRSKVFCMHFDKYLNAAMVEAEGFSAVSIGL, translated from the coding sequence TTGTTGACTTTTATCGGAATAGGAAGCGCATTCAATACTCCGCTCGGTAATACTAGCGCCTTTATTAAATCAAATGATGAACTGCTCTTAATCGATTGCGGTTCGACTGTTTTCAAGTCCATCAATGAAAGTGGCTTGCTTGAAGACGTTAGGAAGATTAGTGTCATCATCACCCATACGCATCCTGATCATGCGGGTAGTTTGGGTGATTTGATTTTCTATGCATATTACATCATGAAAACTCAAGTTGACATCTATTTTCCTGACAGACAGCTAATGGAAAAGTTCTTATCAGCGATCGGTTGCGAACCCTTTCATTATAAGCTTAGCAGTAGGATGTATGAAAGCATAGAGCATGGCGAATTTAAAGGCTTGTCCGTTGAATTTATCGATGTCAGCCACGTGGATGTGATCTCGACATTCGGCTTCCTGTTGAGATATGATCGTCATTCTTTCTATTACAGTGGCGATGCGAATAATTTGAAAGCCCATATTATACCAATGCTTGCCAATCACGAAATCGACTATGCCTATCAGGATGTTTGCAGTCAGGACTTTGATGGCAATGTTCATATGTCTTTACGCCTCTTAAAGGAAACCGTACCCGAATATCTGAGATCAAAAGTGTTTTGCATGCACTTCGATAAATATCTGAATGCGGCCATGGTCGAGGCCGAAGGTTTTTCTGCGGTTTCTATTGGTTTATAA
- a CDS encoding winged helix-turn-helix domain-containing protein: MIRIRRSELLEFKCFLDRLAFERNYFAREDITLHNEALVSLMAEMDEHVTGFLMSEVQYFSRILLANQMMHQCGMIEQMPTVEAFLNHVKGLSEKQAKDLYLTSIIERSTDDPLDEVLKDLEEDDYLVHVEVRPKDIIEFVQEFDHLYDRLITYFERMYKQVFEPFKDRIMDILDVETRKFEEWHQRDPDQFVKVLYKMNTQKVVDGTCDSDFYVSVAYPGNISFTMVKNQPESLYVNFGYAVADFFKATNSETMIKLIGEATKMSILKLLAVKPMYQSELAQELELNRATIGHHISQLTEVGVIQIAYSKGNRAYYEINIERIRDGFNQFVITLCDSGGACDE, translated from the coding sequence ATGATTAGAATAAGAAGGTCCGAATTACTGGAGTTTAAATGCTTTTTAGATAGGCTGGCTTTTGAACGTAATTACTTTGCCCGTGAGGACATCACATTACACAATGAGGCTTTAGTTAGTCTGATGGCTGAAATGGACGAGCATGTCACAGGATTTCTGATGTCGGAAGTACAGTATTTCTCAAGAATCCTGCTGGCGAATCAAATGATGCACCAATGCGGGATGATAGAACAGATGCCCACAGTGGAAGCATTTTTGAATCACGTAAAGGGACTCAGCGAAAAACAAGCCAAAGACCTCTATTTGACAAGTATCATTGAACGATCCACTGATGATCCTTTGGATGAGGTTTTAAAAGATTTGGAGGAAGATGATTATCTGGTTCATGTCGAGGTCAGGCCTAAGGATATTATTGAATTTGTACAAGAGTTTGATCATCTGTATGACCGGCTCATCACTTATTTTGAGAGGATGTACAAGCAAGTTTTTGAGCCGTTTAAAGATCGTATCATGGACATTCTAGATGTCGAAACACGTAAGTTCGAAGAGTGGCATCAAAGAGATCCAGATCAATTTGTCAAAGTGCTCTATAAAATGAACACCCAGAAGGTAGTAGACGGTACTTGTGATTCGGATTTTTATGTATCGGTCGCTTATCCAGGGAACATAAGTTTTACCATGGTGAAGAATCAGCCGGAGAGCTTGTATGTCAATTTTGGATATGCTGTAGCAGATTTCTTTAAGGCGACTAATTCCGAAACGATGATTAAGCTGATCGGTGAAGCCACTAAAATGAGTATCCTTAAGCTTCTGGCTGTTAAGCCGATGTATCAAAGTGAGTTGGCTCAAGAACTGGAGCTTAACCGGGCGACGATCGGTCATCATATCTCGCAGTTAACAGAAGTCGGCGTCATTCAAATTGCTTATTCCAAAGGGAATAGAGCTTATTATGAGATAAATATCGAACGGATCAGAGATGGATTTAACCAATTTGTGATTACTTTATGTGATAGTGGGGGCGCGTGTGATGAATAA
- a CDS encoding glycine betaine ABC transporter substrate-binding protein: MFKQTEIIGVQETFDYVKSASEEKDGITWLKPLGWNNTYVLSVRPETAETFNLTNISDLVAVSGDMILGSDDEFINRMDGLIGLKELYLGLDFSKEVSMDQSLTYSALKDSKIDVNTSYSTDGRIAKFGLVNLVDDKNFFPPYYVTPILKMEFANENPEVVKALEELGGHWTEAEMQVYNLMVDEGDSARDVATLMLTDAGLLEK, translated from the coding sequence ATCTTTAAACAAACCGAAATTATTGGTGTTCAGGAAACCTTTGATTATGTTAAAAGTGCTAGTGAAGAAAAAGATGGTATCACTTGGTTAAAACCACTTGGTTGGAACAACACTTATGTTTTATCAGTAAGACCAGAAACTGCAGAAACGTTTAACTTAACTAATATTTCTGATTTAGTTGCTGTATCAGGTGATATGATTCTTGGAAGTGATGATGAGTTTATCAATCGAATGGATGGGTTGATTGGTCTTAAAGAGCTTTATCTTGGTCTTGATTTTAGCAAAGAAGTATCAATGGATCAAAGTTTAACTTATTCAGCGCTAAAAGACTCAAAAATTGATGTAAACACATCTTATAGTACGGATGGTCGTATCGCTAAATTTGGTTTAGTTAATCTTGTAGATGATAAAAACTTTTTCCCTCCGTATTATGTAACACCTATTCTCAAAATGGAATTTGCAAATGAAAACCCAGAAGTTGTTAAGGCGCTAGAAGAACTTGGTGGCCACTGGACGGAAGCAGAGATGCAAGTTTATAATCTAATGGTAGACGAAGGTGATTCAGCAAGAGATGTTGCAACGCTGATGTTAACAGATGCTGGTCTACTTGAGAAATAA
- a CDS encoding MFS transporter, whose amino-acid sequence MNKKVTFRSMLKNKHFIKLFLAGVISRFGDSVDMIAYGFMVYKMTGSAVLMATLYAVNGIPSLLFSMVAGVVVTRWPKKTVIWICDFMRGLFVLITGILFVIGHLAVWHLYLFTILNSTFEAFRSPSASALIVQLIPEEEIAHATSLNTSASTFSELIGYAVAALIIGVIGVGGAIILDGVTFLISGTIIASIAAEKEVLVKTKLTIKKYFEELKEGMVYVIKSPLMLTLSIFIGSLMLMLAPFNALQMPYILETLNLGTNGISVLSICFMLAMVVSSLIVPGITEKIGGRTTFIAGGVFMGLGYLLMGYLHVLEFEMAKFIGLGFVAALMGFNLMFIQVPMTITLMKKVDRTLMTRVFSLISVLGLSAVPIGGGLVGAIVNYVSISTIFAYAGVGVILIFITQLFNKSLKEMDGKQSEVVTELEASSVPS is encoded by the coding sequence ATGAATAAGAAAGTAACCTTTAGATCGATGTTGAAGAACAAACATTTCATCAAACTTTTTTTAGCGGGTGTGATATCAAGATTCGGTGACTCGGTAGACATGATCGCCTACGGATTCATGGTCTATAAGATGACCGGGAGTGCGGTGCTGATGGCTACCCTGTATGCGGTTAATGGTATTCCCTCGCTTTTATTCAGTATGGTGGCAGGTGTAGTGGTTACCAGATGGCCAAAGAAGACGGTAATCTGGATATGTGACTTTATGAGGGGACTGTTTGTTCTAATTACGGGAATTCTTTTCGTAATCGGTCATCTGGCTGTTTGGCACCTGTATCTGTTTACGATTTTGAACTCGACGTTTGAAGCATTCAGATCGCCTTCTGCCTCTGCCCTGATTGTCCAACTGATTCCTGAAGAAGAAATCGCTCACGCAACATCGTTGAACACGTCTGCGAGTACTTTTTCTGAACTGATCGGTTATGCAGTCGCAGCACTTATCATCGGTGTCATAGGTGTTGGTGGAGCGATTATTCTGGATGGTGTCACTTTCCTCATCAGCGGCACGATCATCGCGTCGATTGCTGCTGAGAAAGAGGTTTTAGTGAAAACCAAGTTAACGATAAAAAAATATTTTGAAGAGTTAAAAGAAGGAATGGTTTATGTCATAAAAAGTCCCTTGATGCTTACTCTGTCGATATTCATTGGCAGTCTAATGCTGATGCTCGCGCCATTTAACGCGTTACAGATGCCTTATATCCTAGAAACCTTGAATCTAGGTACAAATGGAATTTCAGTCTTAAGCATCTGCTTTATGTTGGCGATGGTAGTCAGCAGCCTGATCGTACCAGGCATCACTGAAAAGATAGGGGGTAGAACAACCTTTATCGCAGGAGGAGTGTTCATGGGACTTGGTTACTTACTCATGGGCTACCTTCATGTTTTGGAGTTTGAAATGGCAAAGTTCATCGGCTTGGGGTTCGTTGCCGCCTTGATGGGATTCAATCTAATGTTCATTCAAGTACCGATGACGATCACCCTCATGAAAAAGGTGGATCGTACGCTGATGACCAGGGTATTTTCACTGATTTCTGTACTGGGCTTAAGTGCTGTTCCGATAGGTGGCGGACTGGTCGGAGCAATCGTCAACTACGTCAGCATTTCAACCATCTTTGCTTATGCTGGAGTAGGAGTCATTCTAATTTTTATCACTCAGCTTTTTAACAAATCATTAAAAGAGATGGATGGCAAGCAAAGTGAAGTAGTGACTGAGTTAGAAGCGAGTTCGGTTCCATCCTGA
- a CDS encoding V4R domain-containing protein: MFKEERTESKFEWTMLGNVSEGRPNLGENVPVDVYRLMQFTLRDAMIQAVGVEATDAVFYDAGKKAGLEFLKNMIGKADTFSEFVERTQEKLKDLGIGILRVENADLYNNLFTLTVSEDLDCSGLPITDEEICVYDEGFIAGLLLGQTNMKFDVKEIDCWCSGDRVCRFDIRPSEAV, from the coding sequence ATGTTTAAAGAAGAAAGAACTGAATCCAAATTTGAGTGGACCATGTTAGGAAATGTCAGTGAAGGACGACCTAACCTAGGCGAAAATGTTCCGGTAGATGTTTATAGGTTAATGCAGTTTACACTTCGTGACGCTATGATTCAAGCAGTTGGTGTCGAAGCTACAGATGCTGTGTTTTATGACGCAGGTAAGAAAGCGGGGCTTGAGTTTTTAAAGAACATGATAGGTAAAGCAGACACTTTTAGCGAATTTGTAGAACGCACACAAGAAAAACTAAAAGATTTGGGCATCGGAATTCTAAGAGTTGAAAACGCCGATCTTTACAACAACCTATTTACTCTAACTGTTTCTGAGGACTTGGACTGCTCTGGGCTTCCTATCACAGACGAAGAAATTTGTGTCTATGACGAAGGTTTCATCGCAGGACTTTTACTTGGTCAGACAAATATGAAATTTGATGTGAAAGAAATCGACTGCTGGTGCTCAGGAGATCGCGTCTGTCGATTTGATATAAGACCATCGGAGGCAGTATAG
- a CDS encoding adenylate/guanylate cyclase domain-containing protein, with the protein MLTVKKNDIDCLTEAVYQLLSGKKVHPLMLPADYPDNELKQCYEYFNKLTTEYASTADFMYSLSRGELDYDAPQGNMVVLQSFKSLQANLKHLTWVTQQIAEGNFDHTVNFMGDFSDAFNSMTRQLKEAFDKIQEQNLQLQTANETIRKDKDKINSLLSSILPEKVIHELETTGRTTPRLYDNVTVFFSDIVDFTTESSKIDPVMLIDELNGVFTMFDSIVTETKGERIKTIGDAFLAVWGMHDDLENHAEMAVKAAKKIVEDLQARNDSWFIKWQVRIGIHTGSIVGGVVGTTKFIYDVFGDTVNVVSRLESNSEPMRINISEPVYQQIQNAFSVEERGNIYVKGKGDLKMYFVE; encoded by the coding sequence GTGTTAACTGTAAAAAAGAATGACATCGATTGCTTAACTGAAGCCGTATATCAATTACTCAGTGGCAAAAAGGTTCATCCCTTGATGTTGCCTGCTGATTACCCTGACAACGAACTTAAACAGTGTTATGAGTATTTCAATAAGTTGACAACCGAGTACGCCAGCACTGCGGATTTTATGTACTCGCTATCAAGAGGCGAACTCGATTATGACGCACCGCAAGGTAACATGGTTGTCCTTCAGTCCTTTAAAAGCCTTCAGGCGAACCTTAAGCATCTGACGTGGGTCACCCAACAAATCGCAGAAGGCAATTTTGATCACACCGTGAATTTCATGGGTGATTTTTCTGATGCATTTAACAGCATGACCAGACAGCTAAAAGAAGCCTTTGATAAAATCCAAGAGCAAAATCTTCAGCTTCAGACGGCAAATGAAACCATCCGCAAGGATAAGGATAAAATCAATTCACTTCTTAGCAGTATTTTACCTGAGAAAGTCATTCACGAACTGGAAACAACAGGCAGGACAACACCAAGACTATATGACAATGTCACAGTATTCTTTTCGGACATTGTAGATTTTACAACCGAATCGTCAAAAATTGATCCTGTAATGCTGATTGATGAACTCAACGGCGTATTTACCATGTTTGATAGCATCGTTACAGAAACAAAAGGGGAACGTATCAAAACCATCGGTGATGCGTTCTTGGCCGTTTGGGGTATGCATGACGATCTCGAAAATCACGCAGAAATGGCGGTTAAGGCAGCAAAAAAAATCGTTGAGGACCTTCAAGCACGAAATGATTCATGGTTTATCAAATGGCAAGTACGTATTGGGATCCATACGGGCAGTATTGTTGGCGGCGTTGTCGGCACAACCAAGTTCATCTATGATGTTTTTGGTGATACAGTCAATGTCGTTTCGCGACTCGAAAGCAATTCAGAGCCTATGCGAATCAATATTTCAGAACCTGTCTATCAACAAATTCAAAATGCTTTTTCAGTGGAAGAACGTGGTAATATCTATGTAAAGGGTAAGGGCGATTTAAAAATGTACTTTGTTGAATAA
- a CDS encoding flavocytochrome c, translating to MNTQIKYDIETDVIVIGSGFAGLSAAIEAKNAGVDVLIFEKMKAIGGNSIISDGGIAAPETKLQKDRLIKDSKELMYQDIMKSGLELNNKHLVRLLVDQSKEAFDWSIHYLKVPYLNRVDRFGGHSVARCYTADKTTGATIIKKQVEKISDLGIKDHRQMYFKSYIFDDFDRVCGAIFRNGYEYNDTQKGEDVYVKANKGVIIATGGFSSDVSFRTKYDSRLTNLIDTTNKPFATAEAIIESMRIGADTVDMNFIQLGPWACPDEKGYGVGPIFSEYIVFQYGMIIDPETGNRFVNELADRKVLSDKMLAIGHPCIAVADAAAVKYSGWDITPCLKKGIVLTFDTVEKLARYYHIPEGKIQHTIKTFNEGITQGEDTAFHKPVIEGAGTFAKAPFYAMRLWPKVHHTMGGLKITPTCEVVSTSGDVIPGLYAAGEVTGGVHGASRLGSCAISECLVFGRIAGRNAAGNE from the coding sequence ATGAATACACAAATCAAGTATGATATCGAAACAGATGTTATTGTTATTGGTAGTGGCTTTGCGGGGTTAAGCGCAGCAATTGAAGCTAAAAATGCCGGTGTGGATGTACTTATCTTTGAAAAGATGAAAGCGATAGGCGGAAACTCAATCATAAGTGATGGTGGCATTGCTGCACCAGAAACCAAACTACAAAAGGACCGTTTAATCAAGGACTCAAAAGAATTAATGTATCAAGATATAATGAAGTCGGGTCTTGAACTAAATAATAAACATCTTGTTCGCTTACTTGTAGACCAATCAAAAGAAGCTTTTGATTGGTCTATTCATTATTTAAAAGTACCTTATTTAAATAGGGTAGACCGCTTTGGTGGACATAGTGTTGCAAGGTGTTATACTGCTGACAAAACAACAGGTGCGACGATTATTAAAAAGCAAGTTGAAAAAATTAGTGATCTAGGAATTAAAGATCACAGGCAAATGTATTTTAAATCCTATATTTTTGACGATTTTGATAGAGTCTGTGGCGCTATATTTAGAAATGGTTATGAATATAATGATACTCAAAAGGGTGAAGATGTTTATGTGAAAGCTAATAAGGGTGTAATTATTGCCACTGGTGGTTTTAGTAGTGATGTTTCATTTAGAACAAAGTACGATAGTCGGTTAACAAATCTGATAGATACAACCAATAAGCCATTTGCTACTGCTGAAGCTATTATTGAATCAATGAGAATTGGTGCAGATACGGTGGATATGAATTTTATACAACTTGGACCATGGGCGTGTCCTGACGAAAAAGGTTATGGAGTCGGTCCGATATTTTCTGAGTACATCGTTTTTCAGTATGGAATGATTATCGACCCCGAAACCGGCAATCGATTCGTCAATGAATTGGCAGACCGAAAGGTGTTGTCGGATAAAATGCTAGCGATTGGACATCCATGCATAGCGGTAGCCGATGCGGCTGCTGTGAAGTATTCAGGGTGGGACATTACACCGTGTTTAAAAAAAGGGATTGTCCTTACTTTCGACACGGTAGAAAAGCTAGCCAGGTATTATCACATTCCAGAAGGTAAAATCCAACATACGATAAAAACATTCAATGAGGGCATCACACAAGGTGAGGATACCGCCTTTCATAAACCCGTGATTGAAGGAGCCGGTACTTTTGCTAAAGCGCCTTTTTACGCTATGAGGTTATGGCCGAAAGTTCATCATACTATGGGTGGATTGAAGATAACACCTACGTGTGAAGTTGTCAGCACTAGCGGTGATGTGATTCCGGGGCTTTATGCGGCGGGTGAAGTCACTGGTGGTGTCCACGGGGCCAGTCGGTTAGGTAGCTGTGCGATCAGTGAGTGTCTAGTGTTTGGACGAATCGCTGGACGAAATGCAGCAGGGAACGAGTGA
- a CDS encoding HAMP domain-containing sensor histidine kinase has protein sequence MERISLTKSLNKSLALLLAALVLIMSAFFGYMRFLQLNGIVETAVEGVANEVQSTFGYEILKETAITEDNARAFLARRRSTTAWIMIENARNELVASTGMYLEVPEGTGHRMEVISGEELHVYSKSLVSENGLHLGRVHVVTDKSAIKEVVLKETASFVLVSVAVAGMIFLLTLLFSRKVTKRLNELKRISQQFAVRNFDEQAFTKPFDEIGQLGEVMNYMSESWQEHHRYRGEFFSQTAHNLKTPLTVMTTWIDYLKDHPDEHEEGLASIEHETEKLKHMLNILLEDVADGKEALYLSNVNLKEWMETELSKWKLAFSRNELKVHMEIVDINLDLDIYRMGQLVFNLVDNVLKYTPVGSRFEIEAYKEEKFICIAFSDNGPGISELQMEAKGHGLGLKSVKSIASLHGGTADVSESNLGGVKVMVRLPLQRR, from the coding sequence GTGGAACGAATCAGTTTAACGAAAAGTTTAAATAAAAGTTTGGCGCTTTTACTTGCCGCACTTGTGCTTATCATGAGTGCTTTTTTCGGATACATGCGTTTTTTACAGCTTAACGGCATTGTTGAAACGGCTGTAGAAGGTGTTGCGAACGAGGTTCAAAGCACCTTCGGTTATGAGATCTTAAAAGAGACAGCGATAACCGAAGATAACGCACGTGCGTTCTTAGCAAGAAGGCGTTCAACTACTGCGTGGATTATGATTGAAAATGCGAGGAATGAACTGGTCGCATCGACAGGCATGTACCTTGAAGTCCCTGAGGGCACCGGCCATCGAATGGAAGTCATAAGTGGGGAGGAGCTGCACGTTTATTCAAAGTCACTTGTATCAGAAAACGGGCTTCATCTTGGTAGAGTTCATGTGGTAACTGATAAAAGTGCCATCAAGGAAGTTGTTCTAAAAGAAACAGCCAGTTTTGTCTTGGTTTCGGTCGCAGTCGCAGGGATGATTTTCCTACTTACTTTACTGTTCTCGAGAAAAGTGACCAAACGATTGAATGAACTGAAAAGAATCAGTCAACAATTTGCAGTCAGAAACTTTGATGAGCAGGCTTTCACTAAGCCATTTGACGAGATCGGACAGCTAGGAGAAGTGATGAACTACATGTCCGAAAGCTGGCAAGAGCACCATCGTTACCGTGGTGAGTTTTTCTCGCAGACGGCTCATAATCTAAAAACACCCTTAACCGTCATGACTACTTGGATCGATTACTTAAAGGATCATCCTGACGAACACGAGGAAGGACTTGCAAGTATCGAACATGAGACTGAAAAGCTAAAACATATGCTGAATATCTTACTTGAAGACGTTGCGGACGGTAAGGAAGCACTTTATTTGTCGAATGTAAACCTCAAAGAGTGGATGGAAACGGAACTCTCAAAATGGAAATTGGCGTTTTCTAGAAATGAGCTCAAAGTTCATATGGAGATCGTAGATATCAACCTTGACCTTGATATCTACCGAATGGGACAACTTGTCTTCAACCTTGTAGACAATGTCTTAAAATACACACCCGTAGGAAGCCGTTTTGAAATTGAGGCATACAAAGAAGAGAAATTCATTTGTATTGCATTCAGTGACAATGGACCTGGCATCAGCGAACTTCAGATGGAAGCCAAGGGGCACGGTCTTGGTCTTAAAAGTGTAAAAAGCATTGCGAGCCTACACGGTGGTACCGCTGATGTATCAGAATCTAATTTGGGTGGCGTTAAAGTGATGGTGCGACTACCACTACAGCGCCGTTAG
- a CDS encoding DUF2202 domain-containing protein produces the protein MKKLISTVMIGILVISNLPFADAFGHEGTTDDVFTLESMLTYAIEDEYLAHDSYEAIIDAFDVSRPFSNIIKAESRHITWVEDLMATYQIEIPTIDTSSHVVLPSTLSEAYAVGVQAEIDNIALYQKFLEQDLPEDVRAVFEQLIKGSEAHLNAFETNLSRSSNSNQRRGRNR, from the coding sequence ATGAAAAAATTAATTAGCACGGTGATGATAGGTATTTTGGTAATAAGTAATTTGCCATTTGCTGACGCCTTTGGACATGAAGGTACAACGGATGATGTTTTCACACTAGAAAGCATGCTGACCTATGCCATTGAGGATGAGTATCTTGCTCATGACTCATACGAAGCCATCATTGATGCGTTTGACGTATCAAGACCATTTAGCAACATTATTAAAGCGGAATCAAGACATATCACATGGGTAGAGGATTTGATGGCGACGTATCAAATTGAAATACCTACGATCGACACAAGTTCGCATGTGGTCTTGCCTTCCACCTTATCAGAAGCTTATGCAGTAGGTGTTCAGGCAGAAATCGACAATATTGCTCTTTATCAGAAGTTTTTAGAACAAGATTTACCCGAGGATGTTCGAGCCGTATTTGAGCAATTGATTAAAGGCTCCGAAGCACATTTAAACGCATTTGAAACGAATCTTTCCCGTTCTTCCAATTCCAATCAACGAAGAGGTCGAAATCGATAA
- a CDS encoding response regulator transcription factor yields the protein MKVLLLEDDLGIGHILTKTLEKNVEKVVWVQSAEALFQLRNINDFDIALIDVMLPGKDGFEALKWLRAINESIGAIMLTAKSQSEDKVKGLMGGADDYVTKPFNTKELLARINALYRKVLIIKEASKRSSTANSYGLNEEEGYFVWKGSRVDLTNTETLIIACLLERMGHVVSRDELLDKVWGKNYFGTTKVVDVNIQRIRKKMTEEIILTKWGKGYQWNESV from the coding sequence GTGAAGGTGCTACTGCTTGAGGATGACCTTGGAATCGGTCATATTTTAACAAAAACACTTGAAAAGAACGTGGAAAAAGTCGTCTGGGTACAAAGTGCCGAGGCGCTTTTCCAGTTAAGGAACATCAATGATTTTGATATCGCACTTATCGATGTGATGCTCCCCGGTAAAGACGGGTTTGAAGCGCTAAAATGGCTAAGGGCTATCAATGAGTCAATAGGGGCGATCATGCTGACGGCAAAGTCCCAGAGCGAAGATAAAGTAAAAGGATTGATGGGTGGAGCGGACGACTATGTGACCAAACCATTTAACACAAAGGAGTTATTAGCACGAATAAATGCCCTGTACCGCAAAGTTTTGATTATCAAAGAAGCTTCAAAGAGAAGTAGTACTGCGAACAGCTACGGATTGAATGAAGAAGAGGGTTATTTTGTTTGGAAGGGTTCCAGGGTGGATTTAACCAATACCGAAACATTGATTATCGCATGTCTGCTTGAACGCATGGGTCATGTGGTCAGTAGGGATGAGTTACTTGATAAAGTTTGGGGTAAAAACTACTTTGGTACCACTAAAGTGGTCGATGTGAATATACAGAGGATCCGGAAAAAAATGACCGAAGAAATTATTCTGACCAAATGGGGAAAGGGATATCAGTGGAACGAATCAGTTTAA